One Mycolicibacter sp. MU0083 DNA window includes the following coding sequences:
- a CDS encoding serine/threonine-protein kinase has product MTAGASRVGTTFGKYQITRLLGRGGMGEVYEAYDTSKDRTVALKILLDHYSGDERFRTRFQRESRATAMLREPHVIPIHDWGEIDGSLYIDMRLIQGATLQELIRRGPMPPQRAVALIVQVAAALDAAHAHDLIHRDVKPQNIIVTPADFVYLVDFGIAAMPGESSLTATGTQIGSVAHMAPERFTDKPVGSAVDVYALACILYEMLTGRTPFPTGSIEQTISAHMSAAPPRPSQTDPRIPAALDQVIAQGMAKDPAHRFRTAGALGEAAQRALQPAAPAAPFPAPPPAGAPFANPGAPTAAFPTAASAPVQSAPPVALSAPTVAAPEPAKAHWTGYAALAAALLALTVAVAGLFVPKSTGVAPEPSDDSTASGVASTAFSASEISAAKHDVCTATDVARSAVQLNTNMTNPEPGNVIGDLAVGTNARLALAHSSDYLRMHLAAAPATPADLAVAATGYADTLSELAMGYLAGRTPDDEVQQPLRDKLIDQLDTLVALCD; this is encoded by the coding sequence ATGACGGCGGGGGCCTCTCGCGTCGGAACGACGTTCGGTAAGTACCAGATCACCCGGTTGCTCGGCCGCGGCGGCATGGGCGAGGTCTACGAGGCCTACGACACCAGCAAAGACCGGACCGTCGCGCTGAAGATCCTGCTCGACCACTATTCGGGCGACGAACGGTTCCGTACCCGGTTCCAGCGCGAGTCGCGGGCCACCGCGATGCTGCGGGAACCGCACGTCATCCCGATCCACGATTGGGGTGAGATCGACGGAAGCCTCTACATCGACATGCGTCTCATCCAGGGCGCGACCCTGCAGGAACTGATCCGTCGGGGGCCGATGCCGCCGCAGCGGGCCGTGGCGTTGATCGTGCAGGTCGCCGCCGCGCTGGACGCCGCGCACGCCCACGACCTGATCCACCGTGACGTCAAACCGCAGAACATCATCGTCACGCCCGCGGACTTCGTCTACCTGGTGGACTTCGGCATCGCGGCGATGCCCGGCGAGTCCAGCCTGACCGCGACCGGGACCCAGATCGGATCGGTCGCCCACATGGCGCCCGAACGCTTCACCGACAAGCCGGTCGGCAGCGCGGTGGACGTCTACGCGCTGGCCTGCATCCTCTACGAAATGCTCACCGGCAGAACACCGTTCCCGACCGGGAGCATCGAACAGACCATCTCCGCGCACATGTCCGCGGCGCCGCCGCGCCCCAGCCAGACCGACCCCCGTATTCCGGCGGCCCTCGACCAGGTGATCGCACAGGGCATGGCCAAGGATCCGGCACACCGCTTCCGCACCGCCGGCGCCCTGGGTGAGGCGGCGCAGCGCGCGCTGCAACCCGCGGCACCCGCCGCGCCGTTCCCCGCTCCCCCGCCGGCCGGCGCGCCGTTCGCCAATCCCGGCGCGCCCACCGCCGCGTTCCCCACCGCGGCATCCGCCCCGGTGCAGTCGGCACCCCCGGTGGCGCTGTCGGCTCCGACGGTGGCCGCACCGGAACCGGCGAAGGCCCACTGGACCGGGTATGCCGCACTGGCCGCGGCGTTGCTCGCGCTGACGGTCGCCGTCGCCGGGCTTTTCGTGCCGAAGTCCACCGGCGTCGCACCGGAACCGTCCGACGATTCCACCGCGTCCGGGGTTGCGTCGACGGCCTTCAGCGCCTCGGAGATCAGTGCGGCGAAACACGATGTCTGCACCGCGACCGACGTGGCCCGCTCCGCGGTGCAGCTCAACACCAATATGACCAACCCCGAGCCGGGCAACGTGATCGGCGATCTGGCGGTGGGCACCAATGCGCGACTGGCGCTGGCGCACAGCTCCGACTACCTGCGGATGCATCTGGCGGCGGCGCCGGCCACCCCCGCCGATCTGGCCGTGGCCGCCACCGGCTACGCCGACACCCTCAGCGAGCTCGCGATGGGCTACCTGGCGGGGCGGACACCCGACGACGAAGTCCAGCAACCGCTGCGGGACAAGCTGATCGACCAGCTCGACACGCTGGTCGCGCTCTGCGACTGA
- a CDS encoding WS/DGAT/MGAT family O-acyltransferase — translation MQLMSPTDSVFLMTETREHPMHVGGLMLFEPPEGAGPEFVGEIYRELLRSRDLQPAFQKRPAKILGGFSNLSWAFDDDVDLEYHVRRSALPVPGRVRDLLELTSRLHGSLLDRHRPLWEAHVVEGLDDGRFAVYVKIHHSLIDGVSLLRLLSRTLSTDPRAPELSAPWSPSAAGSRPRPRPAAPSPLQQLTGMVKDVAALGPSTVKLARAALLEQQLTLPFEAPRTMLNVNIGGARRCAAQSWPVQRVIAVKRAAGVTLNDVVLAMCSGALRAYLDEQRALPEHPLVAMVPVSLRTEAEADSGGNKVGAILCNLATDQTDPAQRLAIISDSMRRNKKVFSELPRTQALALSAANMAPLALAAVPGFVTTAKPPFNIVISNVPGPAEPLYWGGARLDGNYPMSIALDGQALNMTVVSNAGNLDFGLVGCRRSVPHLQRLLGHLDTALADLERATGV, via the coding sequence ATGCAACTGATGTCACCGACCGATTCGGTATTCCTGATGACCGAGACGCGTGAGCACCCCATGCACGTCGGTGGCCTGATGCTCTTCGAGCCGCCCGAGGGGGCCGGACCGGAGTTCGTCGGCGAGATCTACCGGGAGTTGCTGCGCTCCCGCGATCTGCAGCCGGCCTTCCAGAAGCGCCCGGCGAAGATTCTCGGCGGGTTCTCCAACCTGAGTTGGGCCTTCGACGACGACGTCGACCTCGAGTACCACGTGCGACGCTCCGCACTGCCGGTTCCGGGCCGGGTGCGCGACCTGCTGGAGTTGACGTCGCGGCTGCACGGCAGCCTGCTCGACCGGCACCGGCCGCTGTGGGAGGCCCACGTGGTGGAGGGGCTCGACGACGGCCGCTTCGCCGTCTACGTCAAGATCCACCATTCGCTGATCGACGGTGTCTCGCTGCTGCGCCTGCTCAGCCGCACCCTGTCGACCGATCCGCGGGCACCGGAACTGTCCGCCCCGTGGTCACCGAGCGCCGCTGGATCGCGCCCACGGCCACGCCCGGCTGCGCCGTCGCCGCTGCAGCAGCTGACCGGGATGGTCAAAGACGTTGCCGCACTCGGGCCGTCGACGGTGAAGCTGGCGCGGGCCGCGTTGCTCGAACAGCAGTTGACGCTGCCGTTCGAGGCGCCGCGCACCATGCTCAACGTCAACATCGGCGGCGCCCGCCGGTGCGCGGCGCAGTCCTGGCCGGTGCAGCGGGTGATCGCGGTCAAACGCGCAGCCGGTGTCACCCTCAACGACGTGGTGCTCGCGATGTGTTCCGGTGCGCTGCGGGCCTACCTCGACGAGCAGCGGGCGCTGCCGGAGCATCCGCTGGTGGCGATGGTCCCGGTGAGCCTGCGCACCGAGGCCGAAGCCGACTCCGGCGGCAACAAGGTGGGCGCGATCTTGTGCAACCTGGCCACCGACCAGACCGATCCGGCGCAGCGGCTGGCGATCATCAGCGACTCGATGCGCCGCAACAAGAAGGTGTTCAGCGAGTTGCCGCGAACCCAGGCGCTGGCGCTGTCGGCGGCCAACATGGCACCGCTGGCGCTGGCCGCCGTCCCGGGATTCGTCACGACGGCCAAGCCGCCGTTCAACATCGTCATCTCCAACGTGCCCGGCCCGGCCGAACCGCTGTACTGGGGCGGCGCCCGCCTGGACGGCAATTACCCGATGTCGATCGCACTGGACGGCCAGGCGCTGAACATGACCGTGGTCAGCAACGCCGGCAACCTCGACTTCGGGCTGGTCGGCTGCCGTCGGTCCGTGCCGCACCTGCAACGGCTGCTGGGCCACCTCGACACCGCGCTGGCCGACCTGGAGCGCGCGACCGGGGTATAG
- a CDS encoding Rv3717 family N-acetylmuramoyl-L-alanine amidase, whose amino-acid sequence MRRRPVVCVASGLCLLVAGIVAPTAPAEPDASAVAGRTVFLDPGHSGATDASFSQQVPNGRGGTKPCQTSGTSADDGYPEHALNWDVTNRIRAELDRLGVHTELSRADDSSAGPCIDARAAAANAAHPDAIVSIHADGGPASGRGFHVNYSHPALNDAQAGPAVALAGDIRDALTAAGIPQSSYLGSDGLFGRADLAGLNLAEYPAVLVELGNMRNAEDAALLESPDGRDRYAAAVVDGIVAFLSR is encoded by the coding sequence GTGCGTCGCCGGCCCGTCGTCTGTGTCGCCTCGGGCCTGTGCTTGCTGGTGGCGGGGATCGTCGCGCCCACCGCCCCCGCGGAGCCGGATGCTTCCGCCGTGGCGGGCCGCACCGTCTTCCTGGATCCGGGGCACAGCGGCGCGACCGACGCCTCCTTCTCCCAGCAGGTGCCCAACGGCCGCGGCGGCACCAAGCCGTGCCAGACCAGCGGCACCTCCGCTGACGACGGCTACCCCGAACACGCCTTGAACTGGGATGTCACCAACCGCATCCGGGCCGAGCTGGATCGCCTGGGCGTGCACACCGAACTCTCCCGCGCCGACGACTCCTCGGCGGGTCCGTGCATCGACGCGCGCGCCGCGGCGGCCAATGCGGCGCATCCGGACGCGATCGTGTCCATCCACGCCGACGGCGGGCCGGCCTCGGGCCGCGGCTTTCACGTCAACTACTCGCACCCGGCGCTCAACGACGCCCAGGCCGGCCCGGCCGTGGCGCTGGCCGGCGACATCCGAGACGCGTTGACGGCGGCGGGTATTCCGCAATCGAGCTACCTGGGATCCGACGGCCTGTTCGGGCGGGCGGATCTGGCCGGGCTGAATCTGGCCGAATACCCGGCGGTGCTGGTGGAATTGGGCAACATGCGTAACGCCGAGGACGCGGCACTGCTGGAGAGCCCCGACGGGCGGGACCGCTATGCGGCGGCCGTGGTCGACGGGATCGTCGCGTTCCTGTCCAGGTGA
- a CDS encoding neutral zinc metallopeptidase — protein sequence MVRRFSPTARTFFVLAAVLTLLAGCAQDTTPTVITGHPVAMLYDPGRVGGLRASEGPSGPRNGLPPITARVHNSDGGEIDRLSLLAVDDIEEFWTQHYADALGGRFKPVSTLMSYASTDPSGPSVCGANVYKLPNAMYCRPLDTMAWDRAKFLPTARKYFGDMAINGTLAHEYGHALQNMAGIVNPLTSTLVREQQADCFGGVYLQWVAAGHSSRVQLSTGDGLNHVLAGLIVIRDPVSTPDNPVSISDEHGTALDRVGAFQTGFDGGAEMCAEIDMNEIRKRRGNLPRALFDSEYEQSDLTIDEPVLTILMEQLGQIFGLSRPPELSLSTSCPGGRTPDPVSYCPDAHTVAVDLAGLQEMSRPSDQSATGLPQGDNTGLSAVTSRYALAVQHERQVGLTSAAAGLRAACLTGVAQRRMAEPMTLPSGAGLTLGSGDLDEAVTGLLMNGMVASDVDDNTVPSGFTRILAFRSGLYGDADGCFERFP from the coding sequence GTGGTGCGACGCTTCAGCCCTACCGCCCGAACGTTTTTCGTCCTGGCCGCCGTGCTGACACTGCTGGCCGGCTGCGCGCAGGACACCACCCCCACCGTCATCACCGGGCATCCGGTGGCGATGCTCTACGACCCCGGCCGGGTCGGCGGGCTGCGCGCCTCGGAGGGGCCCAGCGGCCCGCGCAACGGACTGCCGCCGATCACGGCCCGCGTGCACAACTCCGACGGCGGGGAGATCGACCGGTTGTCGCTGCTGGCCGTCGATGACATCGAGGAGTTCTGGACGCAGCACTACGCCGACGCGCTCGGCGGCCGGTTCAAGCCGGTCTCGACGCTGATGTCCTACGCCTCCACCGATCCGTCCGGCCCGTCGGTGTGCGGCGCCAACGTCTACAAACTCCCCAACGCGATGTACTGCCGACCGCTGGACACCATGGCCTGGGATCGGGCCAAATTTTTGCCGACGGCTCGAAAGTACTTCGGCGACATGGCGATCAACGGAACCCTGGCACACGAGTACGGGCATGCGCTGCAGAACATGGCCGGGATCGTCAATCCGCTGACCAGCACGCTGGTCCGCGAACAGCAGGCGGACTGCTTCGGCGGGGTGTACCTGCAGTGGGTGGCCGCGGGCCACTCCTCACGCGTCCAGTTGAGCACCGGGGACGGGCTCAATCACGTGCTGGCCGGTCTGATCGTGATCCGCGACCCGGTGTCCACGCCGGATAACCCGGTGTCGATCTCCGACGAGCACGGCACCGCGCTGGATCGCGTCGGCGCGTTCCAGACCGGGTTCGACGGCGGCGCGGAGATGTGCGCCGAGATCGACATGAACGAGATCCGCAAGCGCCGCGGCAATCTGCCGCGCGCCCTGTTCGATTCGGAGTACGAGCAGAGTGATCTGACCATCGACGAGCCGGTGCTGACGATCCTGATGGAGCAGTTGGGCCAGATCTTCGGGTTGTCCCGGCCGCCTGAGCTGTCGCTGTCGACGTCGTGCCCCGGCGGCCGCACGCCCGACCCGGTGTCCTACTGCCCGGATGCGCACACCGTGGCCGTGGACCTGGCCGGCCTGCAGGAGATGAGCAGGCCATCAGACCAGTCGGCGACCGGCCTGCCCCAGGGCGACAACACCGGCCTGTCGGCGGTGACATCGCGGTATGCCCTTGCGGTGCAACACGAACGCCAGGTCGGATTGACCTCGGCGGCGGCGGGGCTGCGGGCGGCGTGCCTGACCGGGGTGGCGCAGCGGCGGATGGCCGAGCCGATGACGCTGCCCTCCGGCGCGGGCCTGACGTTGGGCAGCGGCGACCTAGACGAGGCGGTCACCGGGTTGCTGATGAACGGCATGGTCGCCAGCGACGTCGACGACAACACCGTGCCGTCGGGTTTCACCCGCATCCTGGCGTTCCGCTCCGGGCTCTACGGCGACGCCGACGGCTGCTTCGAGCGGTTCCCGTGA
- a CDS encoding DUF4333 domain-containing protein: MSHPDDPRRRPPDQRTRHLPPRAYPPAQVPQPQQPQRPPQRPPQVPPQVPPQPPPRAYPQRVPPRPQPGPPQPPRGPQPPQWRPPGPPPHRPAPPAAPPRIPPSPPRQSPPPRQPWYLEGRQPPPPAHEPHRQPPPEHRHPPSGPRPPVPQSPPSRPQPRVIPPAPQPKAAVPQQRSNRGMAIAVGAVGLVVLGMLLTLVVRGLAGGSPRSELDVAAAQNGVRQVLTDPVNGYGRDGVTDVRCNQGVNPKVRRGDSFTCSVIVDGKNREVLVEFTDDEGTYAVDRPR, from the coding sequence ATGAGCCACCCCGACGACCCGCGCCGGCGGCCACCGGATCAGCGGACCAGGCACCTGCCGCCGCGGGCGTACCCGCCGGCGCAGGTTCCGCAACCGCAGCAGCCCCAGCGTCCGCCGCAGCGCCCGCCGCAGGTGCCGCCCCAGGTGCCGCCGCAGCCCCCGCCGCGGGCATATCCGCAGCGCGTGCCGCCGCGCCCGCAACCGGGCCCGCCGCAGCCGCCGCGGGGTCCACAACCCCCGCAGTGGCGCCCGCCGGGGCCACCGCCGCACCGGCCCGCACCGCCGGCCGCTCCCCCGCGGATACCGCCGTCCCCGCCGCGGCAGTCTCCCCCGCCGCGACAGCCCTGGTATCTGGAGGGCCGGCAACCCCCGCCGCCCGCGCACGAGCCGCACCGGCAGCCCCCGCCGGAGCACCGGCACCCGCCGTCGGGCCCGCGGCCGCCCGTGCCGCAGTCACCTCCGTCGCGCCCGCAACCCCGGGTGATCCCGCCGGCACCCCAGCCCAAAGCGGCTGTGCCGCAGCAGCGGTCGAACCGGGGCATGGCGATCGCCGTCGGCGCCGTCGGGTTGGTCGTGCTCGGCATGCTGCTGACGTTGGTGGTGCGCGGGCTGGCCGGCGGCTCCCCTCGCAGCGAACTGGATGTGGCGGCGGCGCAGAACGGTGTGCGCCAAGTGCTCACCGACCCGGTCAACGGCTACGGGCGCGACGGCGTCACCGACGTGCGCTGCAACCAGGGCGTCAACCCGAAGGTCCGCAGGGGCGACAGTTTCACCTGCTCGGTGATCGTCGACGGCAAGAACCGCGAGGTGCTGGTGGAGTTCACCGACGACGAGGGCACCTACGCGGTGGACCGGCCGAGGTAG
- a CDS encoding nucleoside deaminase, translating into MTALPSDEDLIRAALAAAAAAGPGDVPVGAVVVGADGTVLAQAANAREALGDPTAHAELLAIRAAATVLGDGWRLTGATLAVTLEPCTMCAGALVAARVARLVFGAFEPKTGAVGSLWDVVRDRRINHRPEVRGGVLEQECAAPLEAFFARQRLG; encoded by the coding sequence GTGACCGCCCTCCCCTCCGACGAGGACCTGATCCGCGCCGCGCTGGCGGCGGCCGCAGCGGCCGGCCCCGGCGATGTGCCGGTGGGTGCGGTGGTGGTCGGCGCCGACGGCACCGTGCTGGCGCAGGCCGCCAACGCCCGCGAAGCCCTCGGCGACCCGACCGCGCACGCCGAACTGTTGGCGATCCGCGCGGCGGCCACCGTGCTCGGCGACGGCTGGCGGCTGACGGGCGCGACGCTGGCCGTCACCCTGGAGCCCTGCACCATGTGTGCGGGCGCGCTGGTGGCCGCCCGGGTGGCCCGGTTGGTGTTCGGGGCGTTCGAACCCAAGACCGGTGCGGTCGGCTCGCTGTGGGACGTGGTGCGTGATCGGCGGATCAATCACCGGCCCGAAGTGCGCGGTGGCGTGCTCGAACAAGAGTGTGCTGCGCCACTGGAAGCCTTCTTCGCCCGGCAGCGATTGGGATGA
- a CDS encoding tRNA adenosine deaminase-associated protein, which yields MGAQGASAPGRPADSLDGFAVAVVREDGKWRCTAMRAAALTSLSTAETELRELRSSGAVFGLINVDDEFFVIIRPGPAGARLMLSDATAALDYDLADEVLDEIDADIDADDLEDADPFEEGDLGVLSDIGLPAAVLSVILDDPDASIDEQLHRIAAEMGFDEQLTAALPRRDR from the coding sequence ATGGGAGCACAGGGCGCGTCCGCGCCAGGCCGGCCGGCGGACTCGCTGGACGGTTTCGCGGTGGCCGTCGTGCGCGAGGACGGCAAATGGCGGTGTACGGCGATGCGTGCCGCCGCGCTGACCAGCTTGTCCACCGCGGAGACCGAGCTACGCGAATTGCGGAGTTCCGGAGCGGTTTTCGGGTTGATCAACGTCGACGACGAGTTCTTCGTGATCATCCGCCCGGGGCCGGCCGGGGCCCGGCTGATGCTGTCGGATGCCACCGCCGCGCTGGACTACGACCTGGCCGACGAGGTGCTCGACGAGATCGACGCCGACATCGACGCCGACGATCTCGAAGACGCCGACCCGTTCGAGGAGGGTGACCTGGGCGTGCTGTCGGACATCGGACTGCCCGCCGCGGTGCTCAGCGTGATCCTCGACGACCCCGATGCGTCCATCGACGAGCAACTGCACCGGATCGCCGCCGAGATGGGATTCGACGAGCAGCTCACCGCGGCATTGCCGCGCCGCGATCGGTGA
- a CDS encoding prephenate dehydrogenase, producing the protein MCVLGLGLIGGSVLRAAAAAGREAFGYNRSADGVNAAVADGFDATTELESALERAAAVGALIVIAVPVPALPMLLGPIGRLAPDCPLTDVTSVKGAVLQAITDAGLLSRFVGGHPMAGTAHSGWPAGHAELFTGAPWVISVDDHVDPDVFGQVLELILDCGSVAVPARSDEHDAAAAAISHLPHLLAEALAVTAADVPLAFALAAGSFRDGTRVAGTAPDLVRAMCEANAPQLLPRLDRAIALLTAARESLADENSVADLVNPGHAARTRYDCFPRSEIVTVVVGEDDWRRELAAAGRAGGVIRSALPTRDSR; encoded by the coding sequence GTGTGCGTTCTGGGGCTCGGCCTGATCGGCGGGTCGGTGCTGCGTGCGGCCGCGGCCGCGGGCCGTGAGGCGTTCGGCTACAACCGTTCGGCCGACGGGGTCAACGCCGCGGTCGCCGACGGCTTCGACGCCACCACCGAGTTGGAGTCGGCCCTGGAGCGGGCCGCGGCGGTCGGTGCGCTGATCGTGATCGCCGTCCCGGTCCCGGCCCTGCCGATGCTGCTGGGCCCCATCGGCCGGCTCGCACCCGACTGCCCGCTGACCGATGTCACCAGCGTCAAGGGCGCGGTGCTGCAGGCGATCACCGATGCCGGGCTGCTGTCACGTTTCGTCGGCGGCCACCCGATGGCGGGCACCGCCCACTCGGGTTGGCCGGCCGGGCACGCCGAACTGTTCACCGGCGCACCGTGGGTGATCAGCGTCGACGACCACGTGGATCCGGACGTGTTCGGGCAAGTGCTGGAGCTGATCCTGGACTGCGGTTCGGTGGCGGTCCCGGCCCGCTCGGACGAGCACGACGCCGCCGCGGCCGCCATCTCGCATCTGCCGCATCTGCTGGCCGAGGCCCTGGCGGTGACCGCCGCCGATGTGCCGCTGGCGTTCGCACTGGCCGCCGGGTCCTTCCGGGACGGCACCCGGGTCGCGGGCACCGCACCGGATCTGGTGCGGGCCATGTGCGAGGCCAACGCGCCGCAACTGCTACCCCGCCTGGACCGGGCGATCGCCCTGCTGACCGCGGCGCGGGAGTCGCTGGCCGACGAGAACTCGGTGGCCGACCTGGTCAATCCCGGCCATGCCGCGCGCACCCGCTACGACTGTTTCCCGCGCAGCGAGATCGTCACCGTCGTCGTCGGCGAGGACGACTGGCGCCGGGAGCTGGCCGCGGCCGGCCGGGCCGGCGGGGTGATCAGATCCGCGTTGCCAACCCGGGATAGTCGATGA
- a CDS encoding putative glycolipid-binding domain-containing protein: protein MSAAPSGTWPAILTWRAPDAPRMESVRIQLTGNRIRANGRIVAGATAEHAAFGVYYDLHTDESGATKRLGLTVTLAERERQLVIARDEENMWLITDARGQTRAGYDGALDVDMLFSPFFNTLPIRRARLHERAASITLPTLYLNLPEMSVVAATAGYSSAGPGGGIKVHTPGTDARGTTLTVDADGFVIDYPGLATRI, encoded by the coding sequence GTGAGTGCAGCCCCGTCCGGCACCTGGCCGGCGATTCTGACCTGGCGGGCTCCCGACGCCCCGCGGATGGAATCGGTGCGCATCCAGCTGACCGGAAACCGGATCCGGGCCAACGGCCGGATCGTGGCCGGCGCCACCGCCGAGCACGCGGCGTTCGGCGTCTACTACGACCTGCACACCGATGAATCCGGGGCCACCAAACGGCTGGGCCTGACCGTCACACTCGCCGAACGCGAACGCCAACTGGTGATCGCCCGCGACGAAGAGAACATGTGGCTGATCACCGATGCCCGCGGCCAGACCCGCGCCGGCTACGACGGCGCGCTCGATGTCGACATGCTGTTCAGCCCGTTCTTCAACACGCTGCCGATCCGGCGCGCCCGGTTGCACGAGCGGGCGGCCTCGATCACCCTGCCCACGCTGTATCTGAACCTGCCGGAGATGTCGGTGGTGGCCGCGACCGCCGGCTACAGCAGCGCGGGCCCCGGCGGCGGCATCAAGGTGCACACGCCGGGCACCGATGCCCGCGGGACCACCCTGACCGTCGACGCCGACGGATTCGTCATCGACTATCCCGGGTTGGCAACGCGGATCTGA